The following are encoded in a window of Bradyrhizobium sp. WBOS07 genomic DNA:
- a CDS encoding ABC transporter ATP-binding protein, with protein sequence MSSVQIRDVRKSFGNFEVLHGVTVPIEDGQFVVLVGPSGCGKSTLLRMLAGLENITSGTISIGDRVVNNVQPKERDIAMVFQNYALYPHMTVADNMGFSLKLRNASADEINKRVKRAAEILALAPLLDRYPRQLSGGQRQRVAMGRAIVRDPQVFLFDEPLSNLDAKLRVAMRTEIKELHQRLKTTTVYVTHDQIEAMTMADKIVVMHDGIVEQMGTPLELYDKPDNQFVAGFIGSPAMNFLKGHVRVNGVASFEGPNGVKLPLKTAPAASDGRPAVYGVRPEHFTIADDGAEAEIIVVEPTGSETQVFAKIGGEQVVAVFRERHQFNPGDKIRLKPDPSLVHLFDEATGKRLNA encoded by the coding sequence ATGTCGTCTGTGCAAATCCGCGACGTGCGGAAATCGTTCGGCAATTTTGAAGTCCTGCACGGCGTGACCGTACCGATCGAGGATGGGCAGTTCGTCGTCTTGGTCGGCCCTTCCGGCTGCGGCAAGTCGACGCTTCTGCGCATGCTCGCCGGTCTCGAGAACATCACCTCCGGCACGATCTCGATCGGCGACCGCGTCGTCAACAATGTCCAGCCAAAGGAGCGGGACATTGCGATGGTGTTCCAGAACTACGCGCTCTATCCGCACATGACCGTCGCCGACAATATGGGCTTCTCGCTCAAGCTGCGGAACGCGAGCGCCGACGAGATCAATAAGCGCGTCAAGCGCGCCGCCGAGATCCTCGCGCTGGCGCCGCTGCTCGATCGCTATCCGCGCCAGCTCTCCGGCGGCCAGCGCCAGCGCGTCGCGATGGGCCGTGCCATCGTGCGCGACCCGCAGGTCTTCCTGTTCGACGAGCCCTTGTCGAACCTCGACGCCAAGCTGCGCGTCGCCATGCGCACGGAGATCAAGGAGCTGCACCAGCGGCTGAAGACGACGACCGTCTACGTCACCCACGACCAGATCGAGGCCATGACCATGGCCGACAAGATCGTCGTCATGCATGACGGTATCGTCGAGCAGATGGGTACGCCGCTCGAGCTCTACGACAAGCCCGACAACCAGTTCGTCGCCGGCTTCATCGGCTCGCCCGCGATGAACTTCCTGAAGGGGCATGTGCGCGTCAACGGTGTCGCGAGCTTCGAGGGGCCGAATGGCGTCAAGCTGCCGCTCAAGACCGCGCCCGCGGCGTCCGACGGCCGTCCTGCGGTCTACGGCGTGCGGCCCGAGCATTTCACCATCGCCGACGACGGCGCCGAAGCGGAGATCATCGTGGTCGAGCCGACCGGCTCGGAGACGCAGGTCTTCGCCAAGATCGGCGGCGAGCAGGTCGTCGCAGTCTTCCGCGAGCGTCACCAGTTCAATCCGGGCGACAAGATCCGGCTGAAGCCGGATCCGTCGCTGGTGCACTTGTTCGACGAGGCGACGGGAAAACGCCTGAACGCGTAA
- a CDS encoding ABC transporter substrate-binding protein — protein MQDFTRRTLLQGGTALAATGMLTGPALFDFAKAWAQSAPWKAEPGAKLTVMRWKRFVPAEDDAFNQMVAAFKAATGTEMNVFSESFEDVQPKASVAANTGSGLDLAWGLHTLPQLFPTKVLKMNDVADYLGKKYGGWTDAAAKTCKQGNDWLGIPVATNGGYMTYRKSALDKAGFKEFPKDFPGFLEMCKALKKNNTPAGFALGHASGDGNSWLHWVLWGHGAYTVDQNDKIVINSPETAKALEYCKALYDAFIPGTASWNDSSNNKAFLAGELYCTANGISIYVAAKTDASKKELAEDTYHALWPVGPVGKPTELQLALPILAFNFTKYPNAAKAFVAFMLEKENYEKWLDGAQGYLTQTLNAYESAPIWKADPKNEVFSQASKRTLPASGIGTVGEKAATAIADFIVVDMFANYCTGTKDVKGAMAEAERQLKRIYR, from the coding sequence ATGCAAGACTTTACCCGCCGCACGCTGCTTCAAGGCGGAACGGCATTGGCTGCGACCGGCATGCTCACCGGGCCGGCGCTGTTCGACTTCGCCAAGGCCTGGGCGCAGAGCGCGCCCTGGAAGGCCGAACCGGGCGCCAAGCTGACCGTGATGCGCTGGAAGCGCTTCGTGCCTGCGGAAGACGATGCGTTCAACCAGATGGTGGCGGCGTTCAAGGCCGCGACCGGCACCGAGATGAACGTGTTCAGCGAATCCTTCGAGGACGTGCAGCCGAAGGCCTCGGTTGCGGCCAATACCGGCTCGGGGCTCGACCTCGCCTGGGGCCTGCACACGCTGCCGCAGCTGTTCCCGACCAAAGTGCTGAAGATGAACGACGTCGCCGATTATCTCGGCAAGAAATACGGCGGTTGGACCGATGCGGCCGCCAAGACCTGCAAGCAGGGCAACGACTGGCTCGGCATCCCCGTCGCGACCAACGGCGGCTACATGACGTACCGCAAGTCGGCGCTCGACAAGGCCGGCTTCAAGGAATTCCCGAAGGACTTCCCGGGCTTCCTCGAGATGTGCAAGGCCCTGAAGAAGAACAACACGCCGGCCGGCTTCGCCCTCGGCCATGCCTCGGGCGACGGCAATTCGTGGCTGCACTGGGTGCTGTGGGGCCACGGCGCCTACACGGTCGACCAGAACGACAAGATCGTCATCAATTCGCCGGAGACGGCGAAGGCGCTGGAATATTGCAAGGCGCTTTACGACGCGTTCATCCCGGGCACCGCGTCCTGGAACGATTCCTCCAACAACAAGGCGTTCCTCGCCGGCGAGCTCTATTGCACGGCCAACGGCATCTCGATCTACGTCGCCGCCAAGACCGATGCGAGCAAGAAGGAGCTCGCCGAGGATACCTATCACGCGCTCTGGCCGGTCGGACCGGTCGGCAAGCCGACCGAGCTGCAGCTGGCGCTGCCGATCCTCGCTTTCAACTTCACCAAATATCCGAACGCGGCGAAGGCCTTCGTCGCTTTCATGCTGGAGAAGGAGAACTACGAGAAGTGGCTTGACGGCGCGCAGGGCTATCTGACCCAGACCCTGAACGCCTACGAATCGGCGCCGATCTGGAAGGCCGATCCCAAGAACGAGGTGTTCTCGCAGGCCTCCAAGCGCACGCTGCCGGCCTCCGGCATCGGCACGGTCGGCGAAAAGGCGGCAACGGCCATCGCCGACTTCATCGTCGTCGACATGTTCGCCAATTACTGCACCGGCACCAAGGATGTGAAGGGCGCGATGGCGGAAGCCGAGCGCCAGCTGAAGCGCATCTATCGCTAG
- a CDS encoding carbohydrate ABC transporter permease codes for MSEDSAWIQLKHNRNWLGFWFMVPAMAFLIFFLAYPLGLGIWLSFTDTRIGRVGQFVATENYEWLWDDSIFWLSVFNTLLYTFIASALKFAIGLYLALLLNENMPFKAMLRAMVLIPFIVPTVLSALAFWWIFDSQFSIISWSLRHLGLIDQNINFLGDTTWARICVIFANIWRGVPFVAITLLAGLQTVSPSLYEAATLDGATRWQNFRYITYPLLTPIIAVVMTFSVLFTFTDFQLIWAMTRGGPVNATHLMATLSYQRAIIAGQLGEGAAISSAMIPFLLAAIMVSWFGLQRRKWQQGENND; via the coding sequence ATGAGCGAGGACAGCGCCTGGATCCAGCTCAAACACAACCGCAACTGGCTCGGCTTCTGGTTCATGGTGCCGGCCATGGCCTTCCTGATCTTCTTCCTGGCCTATCCGCTGGGGCTTGGCATCTGGCTGTCCTTCACCGACACCCGCATCGGCAGGGTCGGGCAGTTCGTCGCTACCGAGAATTATGAGTGGCTGTGGGACGATTCCATCTTCTGGCTGTCGGTGTTCAACACGCTGCTCTACACCTTCATCGCCAGTGCCCTCAAATTCGCGATCGGGCTCTATCTCGCGCTGCTGCTGAACGAGAACATGCCGTTCAAGGCGATGCTGCGTGCGATGGTCCTGATCCCCTTCATCGTGCCGACGGTGCTCTCGGCGTTGGCGTTCTGGTGGATCTTCGATTCGCAATTCTCGATCATCTCCTGGTCGCTGAGGCATCTCGGCCTGATCGATCAGAACATCAACTTCCTCGGCGACACGACCTGGGCACGCATCTGCGTGATCTTCGCCAACATCTGGCGCGGCGTGCCGTTCGTGGCGATCACGCTGCTCGCCGGCCTGCAGACGGTGTCGCCGTCGCTCTATGAGGCCGCGACGCTCGACGGCGCGACGCGCTGGCAGAATTTCCGCTACATCACCTATCCGCTGCTGACCCCGATCATCGCCGTCGTGATGACCTTCTCGGTGCTGTTCACCTTCACCGACTTCCAGCTGATCTGGGCGATGACGCGCGGCGGCCCGGTCAATGCCACCCATCTGATGGCGACGCTGTCCTATCAGCGCGCGATCATCGCCGGGCAGCTCGGCGAGGGTGCGGCGATCTCCAGTGCCATGATTCCGTTCCTGCTCGCTGCGATCATGGTGTCCTGGTTCGGCCTGCAGCGCCGCAAGTGGCAACAGGGGGAGAACAATGACTGA